The following DNA comes from Chitinophaga nivalis.
TTGCGGCTTCTCTTTTTTTATATAGCTATGTTGTAGTTAGTTGATGTTTTCTATGATGCCGGCAATTCCTTGTCCACCACCGATACAGGCGGTAACGATGCCGTATTTTTTGTTTAACCGTTTCATATCGCCCAGGATCTGTACGGTGAGTTTGGCGCCGGTGCATCCCAATGGATGTCCGAGGGCAATGGCACCGCCGTTGATATTCACGATATCCGGATTGATACCCAGTTCACGGATAACCGCAAGCGACTGGGAGGCGAAGGCTTCGTTTAATTCTACGAGATCAATGTCCTGTAAGGATTTACCGGCTTGTTGCAACGCTTTGGGAACAGCGGCAACCGGGCCGATACCCATAATCTTTGGATCTACGCCTGCAGTAGAGCAGCTTACCAAACGGCCGATAGGTTTCAACCCCAGTTCATTGACCATCTTTTCACTCATCACTACCACGAAGGCGGCGCCATCGGAAGTCTGGGAAGAGTTACCTGCCGTCACAGAACCGCCGGCAGCAAATACAGGTTTTAATTTACCCAGGGCTTCCACGGAAGTATCTGCACGTGGTCCTTCATCGGTGTCAACGATATAGGTACGTTTTTGTTTTTTACCTTTTGGATCCAGGTATACTTCTTCCACATTGATGGGGAGTATACCTGATTTGAAATGGCCCTGTTGAATAGCTGCCAATGCTTTCTGGTGAGATTTATAAGAGAACTCATCCTGGTCCTGGCGGCTTACTTTATATTGATTAGCCACTGCTTCAGCGGTGAGTCCCATGCCTAAATAAAAGTCGGGGGTGGTACTGGCTACGGAATAGTTGGGAACTGTTTTCCAGCCAATGGTGGGTACAAGGCTCATGCTTTCGGTACCACCGGCGATAATGCAATCTGCCATACCGGTGCGGATTTTAGCGGTAGCGATGGCGATGGTTTCCAGGCCGGAACCGCAATAACGGTTAACGGTAACGCCGGAAGCTTCAATACCTAATGCTCTTGCTGCAATGAGGCGTCCTATCTGTAAGCCCTGTTCTGCTTCCGGCACGGCATTCCCTACAATAACATCGTCTACCCGTTTAGGGTCGAGTTGTGGTAAGGACTGCATTAAACCGGTGATGACATCTACGGCCAGGTCGTCGGGTCTTGAAAATCGGAATCCTCCTCTTTTTGCTTTGCCCACTGCGGTGCGGAATCCAGCTACTATATACGCTTCTTGCATGAGAAAAAATTTTATAATGAGCTAACGATTAGATTATCAACTGATTGGATAATTATCCCCTATTTTTCGGTTTTACCAAATTTAAATAAATAAAGTACACAAAAGTTCAACAGAACCATTAAATTTGACCTCACGTTTTTTAACGGATTGATGACTCTGTAGCTCAGTTGGTAGAGCAGCTGACTCTTAATCAGCGGGTCTAGGGTTCGAGTCCCTACAGGGTCACAGCCACGATAAAGGATTTCAAAGTTTTTAGCTTTGAGATCCTTTTTTTATTTGCATACAATTTGCATACAAAGGGCTTCAAAATCTTGTACCTAAACGTTGATTGGTATTGAAGTGTTTCACGGATTTTTAAAACTATTCTTTACTGCTACATTCCCTGCACATCCTACATTATAGGCTATTGTATTACTGCTCTTGTCTAATCGTTTATGAACATTTACCTTTTTTATATGTCAGAAAACACTGATAGTTGAAGTGTTTATGATTAAACCCCAACCAGGAATGGTTAGAGCGTTTGGTTGTATGTCTAAATACGTTCATAATTATTCCCGATTGATTAATTCCTTAACAAGTCCCAATGAATTATCATAACCTAAATTATCCCTCAACCTTGAAAAACAGGAGAAGTATATCCACGTTACTTTTTATAAAGTAATATGCGATTGATGAGAGAAATATTAATGTAATTATTCCTAATAGATATATTAGTAACCGGCATAGTGTCTTATATAGATCAATCTGTAACTGTAAATGAGCAGTAATACGTATTTCAGCTTCTTCAACGGCTTTTTTTACCACAAAATGATGTATGTCTAGAGGTATTGTAGTTTTCCTATCTATACGGGTCATAATCGCTCATTTAAAAAGTTAAACCCGGCTGCCAGGATAGCGATTTTTTGTTGCGTAAATCCCACTATGACGGGGTGTCGCAGCAAATGTGCTATGGAAGCAGCGCCCTAATTAACTTTTGGCATGTTGTGGTGAGATTTGGCAGTTGGTGGCTTTGAGGAAAATTTTTTATATCATATTAGATGTGACGGAGGTCCAGTATTAGGGTTTGTGCTGCCATTAAATGCCTGCCTTCATCTTATCATGTTAGATGCTGAAATACCGAATAATTTATTGGTTTAAAATTTGGCCTTGAATCTCATTATTCTTAAATGAAAAGCGTTAATTTAGAAAACACTATCCAAAGTAATAATCTCATAACCA
Coding sequences within:
- a CDS encoding acetyl-CoA C-acyltransferase, with product MQEAYIVAGFRTAVGKAKRGGFRFSRPDDLAVDVITGLMQSLPQLDPKRVDDVIVGNAVPEAEQGLQIGRLIAARALGIEASGVTVNRYCGSGLETIAIATAKIRTGMADCIIAGGTESMSLVPTIGWKTVPNYSVASTTPDFYLGMGLTAEAVANQYKVSRQDQDEFSYKSHQKALAAIQQGHFKSGILPINVEEVYLDPKGKKQKRTYIVDTDEGPRADTSVEALGKLKPVFAAGGSVTAGNSSQTSDGAAFVVVMSEKMVNELGLKPIGRLVSCSTAGVDPKIMGIGPVAAVPKALQQAGKSLQDIDLVELNEAFASQSLAVIRELGINPDIVNINGGAIALGHPLGCTGAKLTVQILGDMKRLNKKYGIVTACIGGGQGIAGIIENIN